A single window of Entomoplasma ellychniae DNA harbors:
- a CDS encoding prolipoprotein diacylglyceryl transferase produces MKKEEKRIKSKYLEWMDGSVQFNLKSKILMNIKPKKEKRWITSLTLWILFIVLFVSFIVFFTLTKQVDWKESSIGTITPEYKGVTSEYFDGKLRPYSITMTLGIIVAAAFSVKNFLKKGLDINHLSIGVIIVMPSALFMASFFGKYGRGSESFIELFYFWNGGMAIHGGFIGAMLSGIPLFYYFSRRSKVSVLVYADAILPNVLLGQVIGRWGNFFNHEVMGKPLKVLAKSWDSNWTNIESSGMWLPKWITNNTTMVASSSGSVDGVNYNPGDLLQMNPIFFWESLALLICWFIIVFIIPNIGKWISVKPWKEDPIKYEITRNKFGYSNKNIVWNQAYYRSEDNNKTLYLSENKSSNKYKESLRISKANNLFEYSSTKSGIAAFSFVFLWNLVRFCLELQRPDDHLFWNGSKTISLILIFLTMMIGLVGMLVCQYLLPRYFRKNGYLYEKEYFTI; encoded by the coding sequence ATGAAAAAAGAAGAAAAAAGAATTAAAAGCAAATACTTGGAATGAATGGATGGTTCTGTTCAGTTTAATTTAAAATCAAAAATATTGATGAATATAAAACCAAAAAAAGAAAAAAGGTGAATAACATCTTTAACTTTGTGAATTTTGTTTATTGTTTTATTTGTATCATTTATTGTTTTTTTTACATTAACAAAACAAGTTGATTGAAAAGAATCTAGTATTGGAACAATAACACCTGAGTATAAAGGTGTTACTTCTGAATATTTTGATGGTAAGTTAAGGCCTTACTCTATTACCATGACGTTAGGTATAATAGTAGCTGCTGCATTTTCAGTTAAAAACTTTTTAAAAAAAGGTTTAGATATAAACCACTTATCTATAGGTGTAATAATCGTTATGCCTTCAGCACTTTTTATGGCAAGTTTTTTTGGTAAATACGGAAGAGGTAGTGAATCGTTTATTGAATTATTTTACTTTTGAAATGGTGGGATGGCAATACATGGTGGTTTTATTGGAGCTATGTTATCTGGTATACCATTGTTTTACTATTTTTCTAGAAGATCAAAAGTATCAGTTTTAGTTTATGCTGATGCAATATTGCCTAACGTATTACTTGGGCAAGTTATTGGTAGATGAGGAAATTTCTTCAACCATGAAGTTATGGGGAAACCGTTAAAAGTTTTAGCAAAAAGCTGGGATAGTAACTGAACAAATATAGAATCAAGTGGTATGTGACTTCCAAAATGAATTACCAATAATACTACAATGGTAGCTTCTTCAAGTGGAAGTGTTGATGGTGTTAATTATAATCCTGGAGATCTCTTACAAATGAACCCAATATTTTTTTGAGAATCATTAGCTCTTTTAATATGTTGATTTATTATAGTTTTTATAATTCCTAATATAGGTAAATGAATAAGTGTTAAACCTTGAAAAGAAGACCCTATAAAGTATGAAATAACTAGAAATAAGTTTGGGTACTCAAATAAAAATATAGTTTGAAATCAAGCATATTATAGAAGTGAAGACAATAATAAAACATTATATTTATCTGAAAATAAAAGCTCAAATAAATATAAAGAATCTTTAAGAATCTCAAAAGCAAATAACTTATTTGAATACAGCTCAACCAAATCAGGAATTGCAGCATTCAGTTTTGTATTTTTATGAAATTTAGTTAGATTTTGTTTGGAACTGCAAAGACCAGATGATCACTTATTTTGAAATGGTTCAAAAACAATATCTTTAATATTAATTTTTTTAACTATGATGATTGGTTTAGTTGGTATGTTAGTTTGTCAATATTTACTACCAAGATATTTTAGAAAAAATGGATATTTATACGAAAAAGAGTATTTCACTATTTAA